The proteins below are encoded in one region of Triticum aestivum cultivar Chinese Spring chromosome 1B, IWGSC CS RefSeq v2.1, whole genome shotgun sequence:
- the LOC123103543 gene encoding rust resistance kinase Lr10-like: protein MSKLLAIALLLLSLINHRIYLATAWDDKDFFKYCPPSNCSQHGPEVRFPFCLESSNKSSSSSSSCGCAGRSIRKLACSGQDTILVHPVLGPYNVSAIDYIYSSMKIIPLVDPCMVLQQKLVISRSSSSPQVDVINDEKPSLQFFEWTSTALVRCSREFTPGVADRIAGPVSCISNTTHFLYLVAGYEDMSLLPLDCKVVPLSDGVGGGLIPMYEFDDPTSDKLSVSFKERTERMLSFAETTVYLFNYFCAECERSGGRCAFSSQRDRRFCMPGPHGSRIKVIAATSSVAAFVVLLLTVATVLYLSLKTRYNAEIHMKVEMFLKTYGTSKPTRYTFSEVKKMARRFKEKVGQGGFGSVYKGELPNGVPVAVKMLENSTGEGESFINEVATIGLIHHANIVRLLGFCSEGMRRALIYEFMPNESLEKYIFSDDSNIFQNLLVPEKLLDIALGIARGMEYLHQGCNQRILHFDIKPHNILLDYNFNPKISDFGLAKLCARDQSIVTLTAARGTMGYIAPELYSRNFGGVSYKSDVYSFGMLVLEMVSGRRNLDPRIGSQDDVYLPEWIYEKVINGEELALTLETTQEEKDKVRQLAMAALWCIQWNPRNRPSMTKVVNMLTGRLQSLQMPPKPFVSYENEPMP from the exons ATGAGTAAATTACTTGCCATAGCACTCCTGCTGCTGTCTCTGATCAACCACAGAATCTACTTGGCCACGGCATGGGATGATAAAGATTTCTTCAAATACTGCCCACCGTCCAACTGCAGCCAACATGGTCCAGAGGTCAGGTTTCCTTTCTGCCTTGAATCCAGCAAtaaatcgtcgtcatcatcatcatcatgtggaTGTGCCGGCAGATCAATCAGGAAGTTAGCATGCTCTGGTCAAGACACCATCCTAGTTCACCCAGTTCTTGGCCCATACAATGTCAGCGCCATAGATTACATATATTCTTCCATGAAGATCATCCCGCTTGTAGACCCCTGTATGGTGCTACAGCAGAAGCTCGTCATCTCCAGAAGCTCGTCATCTCCACAGGTTGATGTTATCAACGATGAGAAGCCAAGTCTTCAATTTTTCGAATGGACTTCTACTGCCCTAGTACGCTGTTCAAGAGAGTTCACACCTGGTGTTGCCGATAGAATTGCTGGCCCAGTCTCCTGCATTAGCAACACAACCCACTTCTTGTATTTGGTGGCTGGCTATGAAGACATGTCTCTTCTTCCGTTGGACTGCAAGGTCGTCCCACTCTCAGATGGTGTCGGTGGCGGCCTGATACCCATGTATGAGTTTGACGACCCAACGTCAGACAAGCTCTCAGTGTCCTTCAAGGAACGCACAGAGAGAATGCTCAGTTTTGCTGAGACGACAGTGTATTTGTTTAATTACTTTTGCGCagaatgtgaacgcagtgggggaCGCTGCGCGTTCAGCTCACAAAGGGATAGACGATTCTGCATGCCAGGCCCACATG GTTCACGTATCAAAGTCATTGCAG CTACATCATCGGTGGCTGCATTTGTTGTTCTTTTGTTGACGGTGGCCACTGTGCTTTATCTTTCACTCAAGACAAGATATAATGCGGAGATACATATGAAGGTTGAAATGTTTCTCAAGACATATGGAACATCAAAACCGACAAGGTACACTTTCTCTGAAGTTAAGAAGATGGCACGACGGTTTAAGGAAAAAGTAGGGCAGGGAGGATTTGGAAGTGTGTACAAAGGCGAGCTACCAAATGGAGTGCCTGTGGCAGTCAAGATGCTAGAGAACTCTACAGGAGAGGGAGAatcattcatcaatgaagttgcaACCATCGGATTAATCCACCATGCCAATATCGTCCGCCTCCTGGGGTTTTGTTCCGAAGGGATGAGACGGGCTCTTATTTATGAATTCATGCCTAATGAGTCACTAGAGAAATACATATTCTCTGATGACTCTAATATTTTTCAGAATCTTCTAGTACCAGAGAAGCTCCTAGATATTGCTTTAGGCATCGCCCGAGGTATGGAGTACTTACATCAAGGGTGCAACCAGCGCATCCTCCACTTTGACATCAAGCCTCACAATATCTTGCTGGATTACAACTTCAATCCAAAGATCTCAGACTTTGGCCTGGCCAAGTTGTGTGCAAGGGACCAAAGCATCGTCACCTTAACAGCAGCAAGAGGCACAATGGGCTATATTGCACCAGAGCTATACTCTCGGAACTTTGGGGGAGTATCGTACAAGTCAGACGTGTACAGTTTCGGCATGCTGGTGCTAGAAATGGTGAGCGGGAGGAGGAATTTAGACCCAAGAATCGGGAGCCAGGACGATGTTTACCTCCCTGAGTGGATCTACGAGAAAGTGATCAATGGGGAGGAGTTGGCGCTTACTTTGGAAACGACTCAAGAAGAGAAAGACAAGGTGAGGCAGCTGGCTATGGCGGCACTGTGGTGCATCCAGTGGAACCCGAGAAACCGGCCGTCGATGACAAAGGTCGTGAACATGTTAACGGGGAGGCTGCAGAGTTTGCAGATGCCCCCGAAGCCTTTTGTCTCATATGAAAATGAACCTATGCCATAA
- the LOC123103518 gene encoding LEAF RUST 10 DISEASE-RESISTANCEUS RECEPTOR-LIKE PROTEIN KINASE-like 2.3 encodes MGNPGASHHSITLQSLTVFSLVVVFAADHVQGGDYGCSPFSCGHLRDILPPFRQRGDPLDCGVEAYELGCTSGKATIHINTGTYYVTAINYTGFYFSVMDTNFDTSSSCPLPLWNHLPYFGGYFGGYVGRYLGGIDSVSPPGFRYLATRSYDRACFANCSRAVMNKSAYKPVACLSAKNSHVYVWVSNYTYCAVEDLEPYCGYLAEIPFGNKYSPDWRQLQNASYADITQFISKGFTVRFPVDNIYRRPSTFVMLRKNINLCLNSSISYFKEQISGTSIVNWTHAIFWSEVHFLECMTGSSNDDYYYTTKLFLIAATLVSAIAILQFFFVLCRFLLAPLAVWIFLAYKYMKTRIIIDAVEKFLRIQQMIGPARYSYTDIVAVTSHFRDKLGQGGYGSVYKGVLLPGGVHVAVKMLEGNSNCNGEDFISEVSTIGRIHHVNVVRLVGFCSEEMRRALVYEYMPNGSLDKYIFSTEKSFSWDKFNEIALGIARGINYLHQGCDMQILHFDIKPHNILLDSNFIPKVADFGLAKLYPRGDTFVPLSAMRGTVGYIAPEMISRGFGVISSKSDVYSFGMLLLEMAGGRRNADPNMGSSSQAYYPSWVYDRLTREEAGEISAVANDMHELEKKLCVVGLWCIQMRSRDRPTMSEVIEILEAGADGLQMPSRPFFCDEGHIHVEDSYQFTSELSAVSEEELSVVSEEDDV; translated from the exons ATGGGGAACCCTGGTGCATCTCATCATTCTATTACCCTACAATCCTTAACTGTCTTCTCCCTCGTTGTAGTTTTTGCAGCAGATCATGTCCAGGGAGGAGATTATGGGTGCTCACCTTTCTCCTGTGGACATCTCCGAGACATATTGCCTCCTTTCCGTCAGCGAGGTGATCCTCTTGATTGTGGTGTTGAAGCATACGAGCTGGGTTGCACCAGTGGCAAGGCTACGATTCACATCAACACTGGAACATACTATGTGACTGCCATCAACTACACCGGTTTCTACTTCTCGGTCATGGACACCAACTTTGATACTAGTAGCAGCTGCCCTCTTCCACTGTGGAATCACCTTCCTTACTTTGGTGGATACTTTGGTGGATACGTTGGTAGATACTTGGGCGGAATTGATTCAGTTTCACCACCTGGCTTTCGGTATTTGGCCACTCGGAGTTATGACAGAGCATGTTTTGCTAATTGTTCAAGAGCAGTAATGAATAAAAGTGCATACAAGCCTGTTGCTTGCCTGAGTGCCAAAAATTCACATGTTTATGTCTGGGTGTCTAATTACACGTACTGTGCGGTTGAAGATCTTGAACCTTATTGTGGATACCTGGCAGAGATTCCATTTGGTAACAAGTATTCTCCTGATTGGCGACAGCTGCAGAATGCAAGTTATGCAGATATCACACAATTCATAAGTAAGGGGTTTACTGTCCGATTTCCTGTGGACAACATTTACAGGAGGCCTTCTACTTTTGTGATGTTAAGAAAGAACATCAATTTATGCCTCAACAGTTCAATCAG CTACTTCAAGGAGCAAATATCTGGCACAAGCATTGTTAATTGGACTCATGCTATTTTCTGGAGTGAGGTGCACTTCTTAGAATGCATGACTGGGAGCTCTAACGATGATTACTACTACACAACAAAGTTGTTTTTGATTGCTGCAACCTTAGTATCTGCTATTGCTATCCTCCAGTTCTTTTTTG TACTGTGCAGGTTCTTGTTGGCACCCCTGGCTGTATGGATATTCCTAGCCTACAAGTACATGAAAACAAGGATCATAATTGATGCAGTTGAGAAGTTCCTCAGGATTCAACAAATGATTGGCCCGGCGAGGTACTCCTACACAGATATAGTTGCAGTCACAAGCCATTTCAGAGATAAATTGGGCCAAGGGGGCTACGGCTCTGTGTACAAGGGTGTGCTTCTTCCAGGCGGTGTCCATGTCGCCGTGAAGATGCTAGAGGGCAACTCAAACTGCAATGGAGAAGATTTCATCAGCGAGGTCTCCACCATCGGCAGGATCCACCATGTCAACGTTGTGCGTTTGGTGGGGTTCTGCTCGGAGGAAATGCGAAGGGCCTTAGTCTACGAGTACATGCCCAATGGTTCTCTGGACAAGTACATCTTCTCTACCGAGAAGAGCTTCTCATGGGACAAGTTCAATGAGATCGCTTTGGGCATTGCCAGGGGGATCAACTACTTACATCAAGGGTGTGACATGCAGATTCTACACTTTGACATCAAGCCGCACAACATCCTTCTCGACAGCAATTTCATCCCGAAGGTCGCCGATTTCGGACTCGCCAAACTGTACCCGAGGGGTGACACTTTCGTGCCTTTGAGCGCCATGCGGGGAACCGTCGGCTACATAGCCCCCGAGATGATATCCCGGGGCTTCGGTGTTATATCCAGCAAGtccgacgtgtacagcttcgggATGTTGCTGCTGGAGATGGCCGGCGGGAGAAGGAACGCTGATCCAAACATGGGTTCCTCCAGCCAGGCGTACTACCCGTCCTGGGTGTACGACCGGCTGACTCGGGAAGAAGCAGGCGAGATATCTGCTGTTGCTAATGACATGCATGAGCTGGAGAAGAAGCTATGTGTTGTCGGATTGTGGTGTATTCAAATGAGATCTCGTGATCGGCCGACGATGAGCGAGGTCATTGAGATCCTGGAGGCTGGGGCTGATGGCCTGCAGATGCCTTCGAGGCCGTTTTTCTGCGACGAAGGGCACATCCATGTGGAGGACTCTTATCAGTTCACTTCCGAGCTGTCGGCGGTCTCGGAGGAGGAATTGAGTGTGGTGTCAGAGGAAGACGACGTGTGA
- the LOC123103567 gene encoding rust resistance kinase Lr10-like, with protein MSKLLAIALLLLPLINHRIYLATAWDDKDFFKYCPPSNCSQHGPEVRFPFCLESSNKSSSSSSSCGCAGRSISKLACSGQDTILVHPVLGPYNVSAIDYIYSSMKIIPLVDPCLVLQQKLVISRSSSSPQVDVINDEKPRLYLWNSSLVRCLREFAPGAADAIAGPVSCLSNTTNFFYLVNGYEDMSILPLDCKVVPLSDGVGGGLIPMYMFDDPMSDKLPVSFKERIERILSFAETTVYWYYGYYCAECERSGGRCAFSSQRDREFCMPGPHGSRIKVIAATSSVAALVVLLLTVATVLYLSLKTRYNAEIHMKVEMFLKTYGTSKPTRYTFSEVKKMARRFKEKVGQGGFGSVYKGELPNGVPVAVKMLENSTGEGESFINEVATIGLIHHANIVRLLGFCSEGMRRALIYEFMPNESLEKYIFSDDSNIFQNLLVPEKLLDIALGIARGMEYLHQGCNQRILHFDIKPHNILLDYNFNPKISDFGLAKLCARDQSIVTLTAARGTMGYIAPELYSRNFGGVSYKSDVYSFGMLVLEMVSGRRNLDPRIGSQDDVYLPEWIYEKVINGEELALTLETTQEEKDKVRQLAMAALWCIQWNPRNRPSMTKVVNMLTGRLQSLQMPPKPFVSYENEPMP; from the exons ATGAGTAAGTTACTTGCCATAGCACTCCTGCTGCTGCCTCTGATCAACCACAGAATCTACTTGGCCACGGCATGGGATGATAAAGATTTCTTCAAATACTGCCCACCGTCCAACTGCAGCCAACATGGTCCAGAGGTCAGGTTTCCTTTCTGCCTTGAATCCAGCAAtaaatcgtcgtcatcatcatcatcatgtggaTGTGCCGGCAGATCAATCAGCAAGTTAGCATGCTCTGGTCAAGACACCATCCTAGTTCACCCAGTTCTTGGCCCATACAATGTCAGCGCCATAGATTACATATATTCTTCCATGAAGATCATCCCGCTTGTAGACCCCTGTTTGGTGCTACAGCAGAAGCTCGTCATCTCCAGAAGCTCGTCATCTCCACAGGTTGATGTTATCAACGATGAGAAGCCACGTCTTTACCTATGGAATTCTTCCTTAGTACGCTGTTTAAGAGAGTTTGCACCTGGTGCTGCCGATGCGATTGCTGGCCCAGTCTCCTGCCTTAGCAACACAACAAACTTCTTTTATTTGGTGAATGGTTATGAAGACATGTCTATTCTTCCGTTGGACTGCAAGGTCGTCCCACTCTCAGATGGTGTCGGTGGCGGTCTGATACCCATGTATATGTTTGACGACCCAATGTCAGACAAGCTCCCAGTGTCCTTCAAGGAACGCATAGAAAGAATCCTCAGTTTTGCTGAGACGACAGTGTATTGGTACTACGGTTACTATTGCGCggaatgtgaacgcagtgggggaCGCTGCGCGTTCAGCTCACAAAGGGATAGAGAATTCTGCATGCCAGGCCCACATG GTTCACGTATCAAAGTCATTGCAG CTACATCATCGGTGGCTGCACTTGTTGTTCTTTTGTTGACGGTGGCCACTGTGCTTTATCTTTCACTCAAGACAAGATATAATGCGGAGATACATATGAAGGTTGAAATGTTTCTCAAGACATATGGAACATCAAAACCGACAAGGTACACTTTCTCTGAAGTTAAGAAGATGGCACGACGGTTTAAGGAAAAAGTAGGGCAGGGAGGATTTGGAAGTGTGTACAAAGGCGAGCTACCAAATGGAGTGCCTGTGGCAGTCAAGATGCTAGAGAACTCTACAGGAGAGGGAGAatcattcatcaatgaagttgcaACCATCGGATTAATCCACCATGCCAATATCGTCCGCCTCCTGGGGTTTTGTTCCGAAGGGATGAGACGGGCTCTTATTTATGAATTCATGCCTAATGAGTCACTAGAGAAATACATATTCTCTGATGACTCTAATATTTTTCAGAATCTTCTAGTACCAGAGAAGCTCCTAGATATTGCTTTAGGCATCGCCCGAGGTATGGAGTACTTACATCAAGGGTGCAACCAGCGCATCCTCCACTTTGACATCAAGCCTCACAATATCTTGCTGGATTACAACTTCAATCCAAAGATCTCAGACTTTGGCCTGGCCAAGTTGTGTGCAAGGGACCAAAGCATCGTCACCTTAACAGCAGCAAGAGGCACAATGGGCTATATTGCACCAGAGCTATACTCTCGGAACTTTGGGGGAGTATCGTACAAGTCAGACGTGTACAGTTTCGGCATGCTGGTGCTAGAAATGGTGAGCGGGAGGAGGAATTTAGACCCAAGAATCGGGAGCCAGGACGATGTTTACCTCCCTGAGTGGATCTACGAGAAAGTGATCAATGGGGAGGAGTTGGCGCTTACTTTGGAAACGACTCAAGAAGAGAAAGACAAGGTGAGGCAGCTGGCTATGGCGGCACTGTGGTGCATCCAGTGGAACCCGAGAAACCGGCCGTCGATGACAAAGGTCGTGAACATGTTAACGGGGAGGCTGCAGAGTTTGCAGATGCCCCCGAAGCCTTTTGTCTCATATGAAAATGAACCTATGCCATAA